In Sphingomonas sp. M1-B02, the sequence GGTCTCGATCGCGCTCCAGGCCGAAGGGTTTCTGACCCGCGTGTATTCCGATGGCGAAAGTGCGTTGAAGGCGCTGATCGAAAATCCGCCCGATCTCGCCGTACTCGATATCAAAATGCCTCGCCTCGACGGGCTCGAGTTGCTCCGCCGCCTGCGCGAGAAGAGCGCGATCCCGGTCATATTCCTGACGTCGAAGGATGACGAGCTCGACGAGGCGCTTGGGCTAGCAATGGGCGCCGACGACTATATCGCCAAGCCGTTCAGCCAGCGGCTGCTGATCGCTCGCATCCGCGCGATTCTGCGGCGAACCGAAGTGCCCCATCCGAGCGTCGAGGGCGGCGAAGTCGCGCCTGCCGAGAGTTTGGAGCGCGGGCGGCTCACCATGGACCCTGCCCGCCATCGGGTGACCTGGGGTGGCGTCAACGTAACGCTGACCGTCACCGAATTTCTGATCCTGGAGACGCTGGCGCAGCGCCCGGGCATCGTGAAGACTCGCAACCAGCTGATGGACGCGGCCTATCAGGATGATATCTACGTCGACGATCGCACGATCGACAGCCACATCAAGCGCGTCCGCCGGAAATTCCGGCAGGTCGATCCCGAGTTCGATGCTATCGAAACCCTCTATGGCGCCGGTTATCGCTTCTCCGACGAATGAAGAGCCCGATCTGGCGCTCAAATGGTCGAACCGCGTCAGCCTCACGCCGCGGATCCTGGCGGTCAACATCTTCGCGCTGGCGCTGCTCGCGGGCGGATTCTTCTACCTCGATTCCTATCGCAGCCGGATCGTCGACAGCCGCGTCGAGCAGGCGACCCGCGAGGTACGACTGATCGCCCAGGCAATCGCCTCCGCCACCCCGGAGCGGCGGGACCTGCTGGTGCTCAGTCTCGCGCGCGACACCGGCAGCCGTATCCGCCTCTATACCGAGAGCGGCGAGTTGATGGCCGACAGTCAGAAACTTGGGCTCCGGACCCTCGTGCTGCGCGACCCGGACAAGGATCCCTGGGGGCAGGCCACTGCCCGCTTTCTGGACGCGGTGATAGACACAGTCGTCGGCGCCGACCGGGCGCCGCTCTATCGCGAGCTTCCACCAGACAAGGGGCTGGATTGGCCCGACGTGAACACGGCGCGATCGACCCACGGCACTCCCGCTACCGTCTGGCGTGCGCCCGATCGTACCCCGGTGATCACTGCCGCTGCCCCGATAACCCAGCTCGGCGTGGTCATGACTACCGTCAACGCGCGCGACATCACCGAGACGGTGCGAGTTGAGCGCTATCGACTCGGCGTGGTGCTGCTGATCGTCAGCATCGCCTCGATCCTTCTTTCGCTGTTTCTTGCGCGCACGATAGTCCGACCCTTGCGCCGGCTCGCGCGCGCCGCAGTCCGGGTGCGGCTAGGCCGCGCCCGCGAAGTTGTGGTCCCTCGCCTTCCCGACCGGCATGATGAGATCGGAATGCTGGCCCGCGCGCTGTCCGACATGAGCCAGGCCCTACGCGCGCGTATCGACGCGACCGAAAGCTTCGCCGCCGACGTCACCCACGAGCTCAAGAACCCTCTCGCCTCTCTCCGCTCCGCGGTCGAGGGGCTGACTCACGTCAAGGACCCAGTCCTGCAGGAACGTCTCCTCGCCATCGTCCGCGACGACGTTCACCGCCTCGATCGGCTCATTACCGACATATCCGAGGCATCGCGCCTCGACGCACAGCTCAGCCGGGCGACCTTCGAGAAGATAGACATAGGCGAGATGATCGCCGCGCTCCTCGCCCAGCGCGAAGCGCGTGGGCTTCCCCATGGAATCCGAATCCATTTCGATCGCCCTGATCGCCGTCCGCTTAACGTCCTCGGTGAAGGCGCGCGGCTCGAGCGAGTGTTCGAGAATCTGATCGACAACGCCTTGTCTTTCTCTCCCGACCGTGGGCTCGTGACGCTCGTAGCCTCCAGCGACGGCGACATGCTCACGATATGCGTCGAGGATGAGGGGCCTGGAGTCCCCGAGGAAGCGCGTGACGCGGTCTTCCGACGTTTCCACTCGGTGCGCCCCGAAAGCGAGGCGTTCGGCCAGCATTCCGGACTTGGACTTGCCATCGCGCGCACGATTGTCGAAGGCCATCAGGGAAGCATCGTGGTGAAGTCCCGAGGGAATCAGGTGAACGGAGCGCAGTTCGTGGTGCGGTTGCCTTTGGTGGAACGCGATCGATGAGCCGGCTAAGTCCCAAGCATATCCTGCTGGTGACCGGGATGTCCGGCGCGGGGAAATCGACGGTCCTGCGGACGCTCGAAGATCTAGGCTGGGAAGTCGTCGATAATCTCCCACTCTTGCTGCTCCACAGCCTGCTCGACACTGCGCCCGGCGAAGGCGCCGACGGCGACGCCAGGCCCTTGGCGCTCGGCATAGGCACCCAGACCCGCGGTTTCGACGCAGAAAGCATCGTGCGGCGCATCAAGAAAATGCGCGAGGAGGAGGGCCATGAGATCGGCACCCTTTTCCTCGAATGTGCCGGCTCGGAACTGGAACGCCGCTATTCGGAAACTCGGCGCCGCCACCCTCTGGCGCAGGACCGTCCGGCCAGCGACGGCATTGCCCGCGAGCGCGAGCTGCTGATGCCGCTGCGCGAATGGTCGAACCGGCTGATCGACACCACCAACCTTTCGTCGAACGAACTCGCCCAACAAATCCGCTCGACCTTTTCGGGCGAGGGATCGGGCGACACGGTGCTCACGATCACCTCGTTCGGCTTCGCACGCGGCTTGCCCCGCGACGCCGATCTGGTGTTCGACATGCGCTTCCTGCGCAATCCGCATTGGGTCGAGCTATTGCGCCCGGGGACCGGCCGCGACCCGCAAGTCTCCGAATATATTGCCGAGGATCCCGCTTACGGACAGGCGATGGCACAGATAGAGTCGCTGCTGCGACTGCTCCTTCCTCGCTATCAGGCTGAAGGAAAAGCATATGTCACTGTCGCATTTGGCTGTACGGGCGGACGACACCGCTCGGTCCATGTCGCCGAACGGATGGCGCGGCGGTTGCGCGAGGACGGATTTTCGCCCACGGTATCGCACCGCGATTTGAAGACCGCGCCGCAGGACTCGCTGGAAGGGGCCCCGGTGACCATATGAAGGGGCGGAGTTGCAAATGATCGGTTTGGTGCTCGTGACGCACGGACGGCTCGCCGAAGAGTTCGTGGTCGCGATGGAGCATGTCGTGGGCCAGCAGGAGCGGATCGAATCGATCAGCATCGGCCCCGACGATGACATGGAAAGTCGCCGCGCCGACATTGCCGCGGCGATCGCGCGCGTCGACGAAGGCCGCGGGGTGATCGTGCTCAGCGACCTGTTCGGCGGTACCCCTTCGAACCTGGCCATCTCGCTGATGGAAGCGGGGCGGATCGAAGTGATTGCGGGGATCAACCTGCCCATGCTGATCCGCCTTGGCAGCGCGCGCAGGACGATGAAGGTCACCGATGCGGTGGCGGCTGCAAGGGACGCTGGCCGCAAATATATCACAATCGCGTCCGAAGTACTGGGAGAGGCGGCTGCGTGAGCCGCTCGACGCGCACCGTCACGATCGAGAATCGGCGAGGGCTGCACGCCCGCGCGAGCATGGCGTTCGTCACTCTCGCCAGCGGCCATAGCGTTGAGCTCACCGTCGAAAAGGACGGTTCGAGTGCATCGGGTACGTCTATCTTGGACCTGATGATGCTGGGCGCCGCCAAGGGCGACTGCATCACGATCAGCGCCGAGGGCGACGGGGCCGAAGAGGCGGTGCAGGCGCTGGCCGAGCTGGTCGAGGCGCGCTTCGGCGAAGACTGATGCCGCGCGAGATCACTGCCTTTTCCAACCCGCTGATCAAGCGCGTCAGGCTGCTGCGCGACAAGAAGCATCGCCGCGACGAGGGGCTGTTCCTGGCCGAAGGCCTGCGCATTCTCACCGAGGCGCGCGAGGCGGGGCGGCTGCCCGAGTTTCTGTTTTTCGCGGGCGACAGCGGTAGCCATCCGTTGGTCGAGGCGCTGGTCGAGGCGACCGAGGCGGCGGGCGGCGAGGCGATCGAGACCAACGCCGACATCCTTTCCAAGCTTTCGGGCAAGGATAATCCCGGCGCGGTGGTGGGGGTCTATCCGGAGTTCGAGACGAAGCTCATAGACCTGGACCGCGCCAGTGCGCCGATCTGGCTCGTCGCCGAGCGGCTGCGTGATCCGGGCAACCTGGGCACGATTTTGCGGACGGGCGACGCGATCGGGGCGGGCGGGTTGATCCTGGTTGACGAGTGCGTCGATCCCTTTTCGGTGGAGGCGGTGCGGGCGAGTATGGGAGCGCTGTTCACGGTGCCGGTGGCGCGGGCGCCTTGGGCGGAATTTGCGACCTGGCTTCGTTCGGGGCCGGGGCAGTTGGTGGGGCTCAGCCTCGATACCGAGGTCGACTATCAGGCCGCCGACTATGCGACGCCTACGTTCCTGCTTACGGGCAACGAGGCGCAGGGGATGCCCGATTACATGGCCGCGGCGTGCGACCTGCTGGTCAAGATCCCGATGCTCGGCAAGGCCGACAGCCTCAACGCGGCGGTGGCCACCGCGGTGATGGCCTATGAGGTGCTCAACCAGCAACGCCGGGCTTAGATTCCCACTTTTCGCGTGTTTTGTGACATAAAATTGCGCACTTTGGTCTCGGTTTGGCGCGGAATGCGACGCTTTTGGATGCTCTCACAGGAAATCCTACTGCGCAAGCCGACCGTCAGGGATAGTCCGCCGCCACGAAGAACAGCCCGTCCGACGGCGCATTGAAACCCAGGGCGGCACGATCGCGTGCCTCCAGCGCCGAGCGCATGTCGGCGGAGGTCCACTTCCCCTGCCCCACCAGCGCCAGGCACCCCACCATCGAGCGCACCTGGTGATGCAGGAAGGACCGCGCCGAGGCCCGCACCACGATCCGGTCGCCTTCCCGCGTCACATCGAGCCGATCGAGCGTTCGCAACGGGCTGTCCGCCTGGCAATGGGCGGAGCGGAAGGTGGTGAAATCGTGCCGCCCGACCAGCTGCTGCGCGCCCGCCTGCATCGCGGCTTCGTCGAGCTCGGCGGCGATCCGCCACGCCAGCCCCGCCTCCCAGGTGAGCGGCGCACGGCGCTGGACGATGCGATATTCGTAATGGCGGCCGAGGCACGAGAAGCGCGAATGCCAATCGTCGGGCACCGCGACGCAATCGAGGACCGCCACCGGATGCGGCCGCACCCGCGCGTTCAACGCCTCCATCAGCCGGAACGGCGTGATCGCGCGCGCGATGTCGAGATGCGCGCGCATGCCGAGCGCATGGACCCCCGCGTCGGTGCGCCCCGCGGCATGCACCGCGGTCCGCTCGCCGGTCACCGCGAAAGCGGCGTCCTCCAGCGCCTGCTGGACGCTGGGCCCATGATCCTGCCGCTGCCAGCCCATGAAGGGGCGGCCGTCATATTCGACGGTTAGTGCGAAGCGAGTCAAAGCCGGGTGCCCGCCGGGATCGGGAAGCCGCGGAGCAGTTCGGCCGGGGTCATGACGCCACGTCCCGCGCGCTGGACGAGCGTGGGGCGGAGTGCGCCCTGGCCGCAGGCGATGGTCAGTGCGTCGTCCAGAACTACAGCATTGTCCAACCCCACGCCGTCATCCCCGCGAAGGCGGGGATCCAGAGCAATCGACGACGCCGCCTGCGACTCTGGATCCCCGCCTTCGCGGGGATGACGAATTGAGGCGGAGAGAATGGTGGCAGAGAGAACGGAGGCGGCGAGGATGCGAATCCGCTCGCCCCCGAATTCGAAGAACGCGCCGGGGTGGAACGCCCGGACCTGCCGCTCGACCTGCTCCGCCGATTGCGCAAAATCGAGCCTTAGCTCGGCCTTGTCGACTTTGGGGGCATAGGTGACGCCCGCTTCGGGCTGCGCCACCGGGGGATAGGCGTCGAGATCGGCGAGCACCTCGACCATCAGCCGTGCACCCATCGCGCTGAGCTCCGCGGCCAGTTCGCCCGCGGTCTTGCACCCCACCGGAGTGCGTCCCTCGAGCCGCACCGGGCCGGTATCGAGCCCCGCTTCCATCTGCATGATGCCGACGCCGGTCTCGGCATCGCCGGCAAGGATCGCGCGTTGCACAGGGGCGGCACCCCGCCAGCGCGGCAGCAACGAGCCGTGAACGTTTAGGCAGCCCAGCCGCGGCGCATCGAGCACCGGCACGGGCAGGATCAGTCCGTAGGCCGCGACGACGGCGACATCGGCGCCGAGCGCGGCGAAGGCATGGATCGCCTCGGGCTCCTTGCGAAAGGAGAGCGGAGTCCGCACCTCGATCCCCAGCGCCTCGGCGCGCGCCTGGACGGGCGAAGGCGCGACCTTGCCCCGATTGCCGCGCCGCGGCGGCTGGCTGTAGGCGGCGACGATCTCGTGCCCGGCGGCCACGAGTGCATCGAGCACCGGTACGGCGAAATCGGGGGTTCCCATGAAGATGATCCGCATGCTTTGCCCTTAGCCGCACTCGCCGGAGATATGCCAGTCACCCTCACCCTTCCGGCGCTGCGCGCCTCCCTCCTCTCCCAATGGGAGAGGGAGGGAGGTGATTGGCTTCCTTGCAACGCATAGCTATCTCCAACCCATGGCCTCCCCCGAAATCGAAGCCCTCACCCAGGCCCTCTCCCGCCTGCCCGGCCTTGGCCCGCGTTCGGCGCGGCGCGCGGTGTTGCACTTGCTCAAGAAGCGCGAGACTGCGCTGGATCCGCTGCTCGCCGCGCTGACCGCGGTCAGCAAGCGGCTGAGCACCTGCACGATCTGCGGCAATGTCGACACGATCGACCCCTGCGCGATCTGCGCGGATCCGCGCCGCGACGCCCGTTCGCTGTGCGTGGTGGAGGAAGTCGCCGACCTCTGGGCGCTCGATCGCTCACGGCTGTTTCCGGGCAAGTTCCATGTCCTCGGCGGGCGGCTCTCGGCGCTCGAAGGCGTACGTCCCGAGGATCTGCGCGTCGACAGCCTGGTGCGCCGCATCGCCGAGGGCGGGATCGACGAAGTCGTCCTGGCGATGAACGCCACGCTGGAGGGGCAGACCACCGCGCATTATATTGCCGAGCGGATCGAGGCTTTTCCGGTCCGAGTGACGCAGCTCGCGCATGGGCTGCCGGTGGGGGGCGAGCTCGACTATCTCGACGAGGGGACGTTGGCGCAGGCGCTTCGGGCGCGTCGGCCGGTGGCCTAGAAAGACTAACTGGTTCGCGCGGAGGCGCGAAGGCGCGAAGATTTTTTCGCGCAACGACGCCGCGGCGCGACGATGTTCGCCCCTGAGGCACCCGCCGACTTTTTGATTCGATACCGCCGGCATTGATGCCGCTGCGCGGCGATTTCGCTCAGCAGCTGCGGCACATCGTTGCGTCGTCGCGTCGTTGCGCGAACAAAGCTGTCTTCGTTGCGCCTTCGCACCTTCGCGTGAACCGAAATTGCCCAAAAGCTTGCGACAAACCCGCGGCTCCCCTAAATTCCCCCCATGGCCGTCCTGCAAATCCTAGAAGTACCCGATCCGCGCCTTCGCCTGATCTCCACCCCCGTGGACACGGTCGATGACGAGGTGCGCACTCTCGTCGCCGATATGTTCGATACGATGTATGACGCCCCCGGCATCGGGCTGGCCGCGATCCAGGTGGGCGTGCCCAAGCGGGTCGTCGTCATGGACCTGCAGGAGGAGGAAGACGAGGAGGGCAAGCCGATCCGTCAGCCCCGCGTGTTCATCAACCCCGAAATCCTCGAACCCTCCGAAGAGCTGTCGGTCTATACCGAGGGCTGCCTGTCGATCCCCGACCAGTTCGCCGATATCGAGCGCCCGGCCAGCTGCCGGGTGACGTGGCTGGATGAGAAGGGTGAGCCCCACGACGAGCGCTTCGACGGGCTGCTCGCGACGTGCATCCAGCATGAGATGGATCATCTGGAGGGGATCGTGTTCCTCGATCATATCTCGCGGCTGAAGCGCGACATGATCCTGAAGAAGCTGGCCAAGGCGCGTAAGGCTGCGGCGTAACATCGCGCCAACGAAATAGGGCGTCACCCCGGCCTTGTGCCGGGGTCCATCTCTCCGCAATCGACAGGGGAGAGGCTGCAGGGTTCAGCCCAGCCGCATGCTGGACCCCGGCACAAGGCCGGGGTGACGGAGTAGGTGTTGCCCTGACTCGCATCCCCCGTTAGGTTCGCCTTCTGTTCCCAGGAGGCGTCGTGGACCCCATTTTCATCATTCTGGCGATCGCCGCCCTGCTTGCCGGCGTCGCTCTGGGCTGGTTTCTCGGCACCCGCGGCGCCGCCCAGATGCGCGCCGAGCGCGATGCGCGCGAGGCCGATTTCAAGGCGGCGATCATCGATCTCGCCGGCGCCGAGGAGCGCGCGCGCGAAGTCGCGACGATCCGCGAGGAAGCCGCCGCCCTTCGCGACGAGCGCGATCTCGCCCGCCTCCAGCTCACCGAATTGCGGACCAAGGCCGAGGCCTTCGAGGCCCGGCTGATCGAGATGCGCGAGGCCAAGGAAGTGATGGCCGCCCAGTTCGGCGAAGTCGCCAATACATTGCTCGACAAGGCGCAGGAGAAGTTCCTCGAACGCGCCTCGGCCCGCTTCAAGGAGGCCGAGGAGGTCGCCGGGCTCAACCTTAAATCGATGCTCCAGCCGGTCAGCGAGCGCTTGCTGCGCTACGAGGAGGGCGTCGCCAAGGTCGAGGCCGAGCGACGCGACGCGTTCGGCGAGCTCAAGGGGCAGATCGAGCAGATGCGGATCGGCCAGGAAAAGGTCAGCAGCGAGGCCGCCAAGCTGGTCAATTCGCTCCGCAACGCCCCCAAGTCGCGCGGGCGCTGGGGCGAGCAGCAGCTCAAGAATGTGCTGGAGACCTGCGGCCTGTCCGAACACACCGATTTCCAGACCGAAGTGAACGCCGCAAGCGAGGATGGCGGCCGGCTGCGCCCCGATGCGATCGTCCGCGTCCCCGGCGGCCGCGCGCTCGTCATCGACGCCAAGGTCTCGCTCAACGCCTATCAGGACGCGTTCGGCGCGGTCGATGATGTCGAGCGGTTCGCCGGGCTCAAGGCGCATGCCGATTCGATGCGCGCGCACATCAACGGCCTCGGCAACAAGGCCTATTGGAACCAGTTCGAGGATGCGCCCGATTATGTGATCATGTTCGTCCCCGGCGAACATTTCCTCTCCGCCGCGCTCGAGCACGACCCGACGCTGTGGGATTTCGCCTTCGACAAGCGCGTCCTGCTATCGACCCCGACCAATCTGATCGCGATCGCCCGCACGGTCGCCGCGGTCTGGCGTCAGGAAAAGCTCGCTAAGGAAGCCCGTCAGATCGGCGAGCTGGGCAAGGAACTGTACGATCGGCTTGCCAAGGCGCTGGGCGACCTGCGCGTGGTGGGCAGCGGGCTCAACACCGCGGTCAAGAATTTCAATACCTTCGCCAGCAGCCTCGAAAATCGCGCATTGGTGAGCGCGCGCAAGCTCAAGGAGCTGAACATCGAGACGGGCGCGCGCGAGATCGAGTCGATCCCGCCGATCGAATTGCTGGCGAGCCATGCGGGGGAGCCCGATCTGCCCGAGGTGCGCGCTGCGGAATGAGCTTTCGCGCCGCGCCTATTTGCTGAACTTCGCCGCCAGCTCGACATGGGTCGACCAGCGGAACTGGCCTACCGGCTGGACCCAGTCGAGGCGGTAGCCGCCTTTGCACAGGGTCTCGGCATCACGGGCGAAGGTGTTGGGATTGCAGGAGACATAGGCGACGAGCGGGGTCTTAGCGGCGGCGATTTCGATCACCTGTTCGCGGGCTCCCGCGCGGGGCGGATCGAGGACAGCGAGGTCGAAATTGGCGAGTTCGGTGGCGGTGACCGGGCGGCGGAATAGGTCGCGGTGATCGGCGAAAATCGGGCGCTGGGCGCGGGTGCCGGCCGCCTTCAGCGACAGGATCGGATCGCGGGCGGCCTCCGCCGCGTAGACCTTGGCGTCGGCGAAGGCGAAGGTGAAGGTGCCGAGGCCGGCGAACAGGTCCGCGACGGTGCGCGCGGCGCCGCCGATTTGCTGGACCGCGGCGATCAACGCGGCCTCGCCCTCGGGCGTCGCCTGGAGGAAGTTGCCGGGGGGGAAGCCGACGGGGACGCCGGCGAGGGTAATGGTGACCGGCTCGGGCTCCCAGCGCGACGTGGGGCCGAAGCCCTCGTCCATCGCGAAGCGGGCCAGCTTGTGGCGGCTGGCGAAGGCGGTGATCGCCTCGGCGGCGGCGAGGCCCTCGGCTTCCATGCCGTCGATCAGCACGTCGCGGCCCTGATCGGCCAAAGCGAGGTGGACGTTGACGCGGCGGGTGCCGGGGAGGAGCGCGGCGAGCAGCCCGCGCAAGGGTGCGACGAGCGCGAAGAGTTCGGGCGCGAGCACCCAGCATTCGTCGAGATCGATCAGCGTGTGGCTGTTCTGCTCGGTGAAGCCCAGCCGGACCTGGCGGCCGCGGCGCTCGGCGTGGAGGGTGGCGCGGCGGCGGGTGCGCGGGGGCGAGAGGATCGGCGCGCGGATCTCGGTCTCGAGATGATGCGCGGCGAGCGCATCGCGGACGCGATCGACGATGAAGCCGCTCCACGATTCGTCGTCGAGATGCTGGAGCTGGCAGCCGCCGCATTCGGGGAAGTGGCGGCAGGGGGGGCGCTGGTGGTGCGGGCCGGGGAGGACCATGCCCTCCATCGGCACGCGGTCGCCGGGCGCGGTGAAGGGCACGTGGCGGCCGTCGGCGGTCACGCCATCGCCGCGCGCGGCGACGCGGATCACTTCATCATCGGTTACAGGCATTCGTCGATCGCTTCCGGTAGCTGGTCGATCAGCCTGTCGGCGAAGAAAGCGGGTCCCGCAAGCCGCGCGGCGCGGGCGTGGAGCCAGGCGGCGGCTTCGGCGGGGGCGGCCCCCTTCCCGCCTTGCGCGACCTGCGCCGCCACGAGTCCGGCGAGGACGTCGCCGGTGCCGGCGGTGGAGAGCCAGGGCGAGGCGCCGGCGAGGATGCGGACATCGCCGTTGGGCGCGGCGATGACGGTGTCGGCGCCCTTGTGGACGATCGTCGCGCGGACTTGCGACGCGGCGGCAAGCGTGCGCTCTATCTTGCTGCCTTCGCCGGGAAACATCCGGTCGAACTCGCCCGAATGGGGGGTCAGCCAGGTGGCGGCGGTGCGGGTGTCGAGCCACTTGGCGGCGCCGTCGCCGAGCAGGGTCAGCGCGTCGCCGTCGACGATCAGCGGCTTGTTCACCGCGAAGGCTGCGCGCAGGAAGCTTTCGGCCCTGCGATCGCGGCCGAGGCCGGGGCCGAGCACGACGGCGTCGATCCGGTCCCAGGCGAGGAACTCGGACAGATCGTCGCTGGTGCCGACGCCGCGGCGGACCAGGGCGTCGGGGGCGCTGGCCCAGGGCTCGCTGCCGGCAAGGACGACATAGCCCGCGCCGCCGGCCATCGCCGCGCGGGCGGACAGGCGCGCGGCGCCGGGCATCGCGCCTTCGATCACGGCAACGAGGCCGCGGGTATATTTGTGGCTGTGGACGTGGGGGGTGGCGAGCCTGGGGCGGGCTGCGGTGCGCCACTCGTCGGGCACCGGGATGCCGATATCGGCGAGGATCAGCTGCCCGCAGCGTTCGAGCCCGCAGTCGAGCAGGTGCGCGGGCTTGAGCGCGCCGAGCGCGATGGTGGCGTCGATGCCGCGGGGGGCGCCGAGGTCTGCGCCGGTGTCGGTCTCCAGCCCCGAGGGGAGATCGATCGACAGCGTGAAGTCGGCATTGGCGGTGAGATCGGCGAACACGGCGGCAAGGCCACGCTCGAGCGGGCGCTCCATGCCGGTGCCGAACAGGCCGTCGACCAGAACGGCGCGCGGGCGCGCGGCGTAGAGCGAGGTGGTGGGGCCGTTCCACAAGCCGTGCATCCGCTCTGCGGCGCCGGGTTTGGGGGCGCCGGTGGCGACCAAGGCGACGTCGTGGCCCTCCTGCTGGAGCAGGCGCGCGGCGACATAGGCGTCGCCGCCATTGTTGCCGGGGCCGGCGAGGATGAGGATCGGCCGGCCAATCGCGAAACGGGCGACTTCGCGCGCGACCGCGGCGCCGGCGCGCTCCATCAAGGCGTCTTGCGACATGCCGGCGGCGAACAGCGCCTGCTCGGCGAGCCGCATCTCGGCGGCAGTGACGATCGGGGCGCCGGCGGGAATCGTCACGGCCTGGCCTGGCGGACGGTGGCGGGGAGACGGTAGCGGGCGCCGCCCAGGGCGACTTCGATGCGATCGGGGGCGAGCGGGGTTACCACCGCCTGCTCGGCGCCGTCCGCCGCAATCACGCCGCGGCCGTCGCGGGTTACCAGCAGGCGGCGGAAGCCGCCGTCGGGGTGGCGCAGGGTGAGGAACAGGCCGTCCTGCGATTCGACGCGGTCGATCGCGCAGACGAGGGCGAAATCCTCGGTGCCGGGGGGCGCGCAGAGGATCTTGCCTTCGGCTTCGTCGACTGCCTTTTGGTGGGCTTGCTGCTTGGCGATCGTGGCCTTGTCGGGGATTTTGCCGTTGCAGGCGGTGAGGAGGAGGAGCGCGGCCAGCAGAGCTCTATCAGATATCCGCGTATACATGGCGTTCGGCGCTGGCTCCCGGGTGTGTTACGGCGCCCTTATAGGCGGGGCCGACGGTACGGGAATAGCGCCAGAGCGCGCCGGACTGGTAATCGTTGACGCGCGGTTGCCAGGCGGCGCGGCGTTCGACGAGGACGTCTTCGGGGACGTCGAGATCGATCGTGCCGGCCTCGGCATCGATGCGGATCGTGTCGCCGTCCTGCACGAGCGCGATCGGGCCGCCCTCGGCGGCTTCGGGGCCGACATGGCCGATGCAGAAGCCACGGGTGGCGCCGGAGAAGCGGCCGTCGGTGATGAGCGCAACCTTTTCGCCCAGGCCGAGGCCGTAGAGCGCGGCGGTGGTGGAGAGCATCTCGCGCATGCCGGGACCGCCCTTGGGGCCTTCGTAGCGGATGACGATGACTTCGCCTTCGTTGATGAGGCGATGCTCGACCGCCTCGAAACATTCCTCCTCGCAGTCGAACACGCGCGCCGGGCCGCTGAACTGAAGGCGATGCATGCCGGCCACCTTCACGATCGCGCCTTCGGGAGCGAGGCTGCCGCGCAGGCCGACGACGCCACCGGTCGGCGAGAGCGGAGCCTTCACGTCGTAGATGACCTTTTGATCAGGGTTCCAGGTAACCTGATCGATATTCTCGCCGAGCGTGCGGCCGGTGACGGTCATGCAATTGCCGTCGAGGAAGCCGCCCGAAAGCATCGTCTTCATCAACATGTAGACGCCGCCGGCCTCGTGCATATCCTTGGCGACATACTTCCCACCGGGTTTCAGATCGGCGATGTAAGGTGTTGATTTGAAGGCTTCGGCAACGTCGTGGAGATCGAAGTCGATCCCCGCTTCGCTGGCCATTGCCGGTAGATGCAGCGCGGCGTTGGTCGAGCCGCCGGTGGCCGCCACGACGCGCGCGGCGTTGATGAACGCCTCGCGGGTGCAGATGTCGCGCGGGCGCAGGTTGAGCGCGATCAGTTCCATCACCTGCGCGCCGGCGGCGACGGCGATCTGCTCGCGCGACTGATAAGGCGCGGGGACCATGTTGCTATTGGGCAGCGAGAGCCCGATCGCCTCGCCGACGCAGGCCATGGTGTTGGCGGTGAACTGGCCGCCGCAGGCGCCGTGGCCGGGGCATGCGACCTTTTCGAGCGCAGTGAGTTCGGCGACCGGGCAAGTGCCGGCGGCATAGCGGCCGACCGCCTCGAACACATCGACCACCGTCACATCGCGATTTTCGTAGCGGCCGGGGAGGATCGAGCCGCCGTAAACGAAGATGCTCGGCACGTTGAGGCGGAGCATCGCCATCATCATGCCGGGGAGCGACTTGTCACAGCCGGCGAAGGCGACCAGCGCGTCATAGCAATGGCCGCGGACCGAGACTTCGACCGAATCGGC encodes:
- a CDS encoding NAD(P)H-hydrate dehydratase codes for the protein MTIPAGAPIVTAAEMRLAEQALFAAGMSQDALMERAGAAVAREVARFAIGRPILILAGPGNNGGDAYVAARLLQQEGHDVALVATGAPKPGAAERMHGLWNGPTTSLYAARPRAVLVDGLFGTGMERPLERGLAAVFADLTANADFTLSIDLPSGLETDTGADLGAPRGIDATIALGALKPAHLLDCGLERCGQLILADIGIPVPDEWRTAARPRLATPHVHSHKYTRGLVAVIEGAMPGAARLSARAAMAGGAGYVVLAGSEPWASAPDALVRRGVGTSDDLSEFLAWDRIDAVVLGPGLGRDRRAESFLRAAFAVNKPLIVDGDALTLLGDGAAKWLDTRTAATWLTPHSGEFDRMFPGEGSKIERTLAAASQVRATIVHKGADTVIAAPNGDVRILAGASPWLSTAGTGDVLAGLVAAQVAQGGKGAAPAEAAAWLHARAARLAGPAFFADRLIDQLPEAIDECL
- the ilvD gene encoding dihydroxy-acid dehydratase, which gives rise to MSERFDKSRLPSRHVSVGPERAPHRSYYYAMGISEEDIAKPFVAVASAGNDSAPCNTTLNFQADAAREGVIAGGGMPRRFNTITVTDGIAMGHQGMKSSLVSREIIADSVEVSVRGHCYDALVAFAGCDKSLPGMMMAMLRLNVPSIFVYGGSILPGRYENRDVTVVDVFEAVGRYAAGTCPVAELTALEKVACPGHGACGGQFTANTMACVGEAIGLSLPNSNMVPAPYQSREQIAVAAGAQVMELIALNLRPRDICTREAFINAARVVAATGGSTNAALHLPAMASEAGIDFDLHDVAEAFKSTPYIADLKPGGKYVAKDMHEAGGVYMLMKTMLSGGFLDGNCMTVTGRTLGENIDQVTWNPDQKVIYDVKAPLSPTGGVVGLRGSLAPEGAIVKVAGMHRLQFSGPARVFDCEEECFEAVEHRLINEGEVIVIRYEGPKGGPGMREMLSTTAALYGLGLGEKVALITDGRFSGATRGFCIGHVGPEAAEGGPIALVQDGDTIRIDAEAGTIDLDVPEDVLVERRAAWQPRVNDYQSGALWRYSRTVGPAYKGAVTHPGASAERHVYADI